GTTTGTCCATTCTGTATCCTGTCTTCAAAAGGGACCACAAGTTTTGAGGCGCTATGCCAGGATACGGAGAAGCTCCGAGGGTTATCAGTTCCCAACAGAGAACGCCGAAAGCCCAAACATCCGATTTGCTGGTGTACACATGATCTGCCAGAGACTCTGGAGCCATCCACTGGAAATGGAAGAAATTTATAGAATAATTGGGAGTATTTGGGGGTTTCTAGAAACCTACCTTGACTGGAACCCGATCTCTAGAGCGTTTCAAATATGCATCATCCTCGTAGACATCTCGGGTCAAACCGAAATCGGATATTTTACAAATCTTGCCATCCGCCAAAAGGACATTCCGGGCTGCCAAATCCCGATGGACCAGCTATTAAATAGAAATTGTTAATAATAGTGACTCTAGTCAAAGCTAAGTGTCTAGCTAACCCACCTTGAGTTCCGTGAGATAGGCCATTCCCTTGCAAATTTGCCAGGCAAAGGTTAGCATCATCTTGGCGCTGACGGGCTCCACTCCATCAGCAAAATCCACACCAGAAAACTCTATCTTCCGGCTCAGTCGAAGATAGCTTCTCAGGGAACCATATCGGGCATATTCGATAATTAGAAGCGGTGCTTCCGAGGATGTAGTGCAGGCTCCCAATAGTTTGATCACATTCGGATGGGAGACCTCCTGGAGCAGCTGGAACTCGGACAGCAGAGCCATGTACTCCACGGAGTTGGCGCCCTTCTTTAGCATCTTGACAGCCACTGTTGTTATATCCGGTAGTCCTGCTATCTCCGTGGCATATCCTTTAAGGACCTGACCAAATTCCCCCTCACCCAGCACCACGTCCAGAGTCAGTTTCTCACGGGGAAACTCCCATTTGCCATCGGAGCTCTCAAACTTGAATCCACTCTGCAGCGGCATCAGGGGAAGATCACCCTCTCCAGGCTCTGCGGGTGCTTGTTTGTTGGATGGAGTCAATGACTGTTTGCCCAGACGACGCTGGAGCATCTTCCGTTGGGTCAGGAGCAAGCAAAGGAGCAGGAAAACCACAACCAATGGACAGCTGATTAGGAAAAACATGCAGGATCTGTTGCATTCAAAGCCAGCTACGTTAAGGACTCCCAGGACCAGAGGATCCTGCATGGATTGATCCCCAGTGGCACTCTTTCTCGCCAAAAGTGTTTCCGCATCGGTTTCGTTCTTCCGCTTGCGAGACTTCTTAACCTTAGGCTCCTCGTCCAGTGGAGCACAGGAACACCGACCGTTGTCCTCGCAGATACAGGTCCCCGATCCGCTGGATATTCCTCTTTTGTTTTCATTAGACGTGTGGGGGCCGACTATTTTGTTCGACGGCGTACAGTCTTGTGGGCAGGCCATCGGGTTGAGTTCCTCCAGAGGATCGCACACACGATCCGGACAGTATCGCGCATCGGGCACGCAAGAACCATAGCGGATGCTAAACATTGCCGTATGGGAACCTCGCCACTGACAGGCTCCTCCTCCGGTGGCCAGGCCACAGAACTGGCTGCACTGACTCCTGTACTTCACTTGGGCGCAGGTCTGCGAACGGGACTTGATCTGCAGCTCGCAGCTGGTGTTCTCGGGCCGTCCCTGAACCAGATGCACATTTATAACCCGGACGTGGGCGACATGCTCCTTGTCCATCCAGGTTACGTTTAGAAAGTATATAGTCTCAGGCGCCTCCGCCAAGGCCTGGGGATTCCTGACATAGACAATCCCCGAGGTCGGGGTTATGTCAAAGGCTCCGCTCCGATCCTCGACGATGTTGAATCGGATGAAGCGCATCCGCATCAGGTCCAGGAAGCTATCCGGCTGGGCCACCCTGTTATAGGCAGACGCTGTCCGGTACACAGACACGTCCTTCTCGTAGTCCACTGTAATGGGACCCCGGGCCCGAGACCCCGAATCCCCGTGGAATTCATTATCGTCGAATATCCGGCGCACAGGTGATCGCAGCGGAAGTGCCTGAGGTAGCTCGTGAATCGTTCCATGAAGGTTTCTCAAGTCGATGTGGATGCAAATGTCGGCAGTGGCTGACATTTCCACGTTGTGGCCCACGATGGTGTTATCCCGGGACTCCAAGGAGACGCAGTAAGGTGTGTCATGGAACACTCCACTGCGGGAAAACCGAAGTTCTGAAAGGAAAAGGGAAATCTAGTTCTGGACAGGATGTGGGGTTATGTGTTCTATACTCACGACAACTGACAATAGTGTGCGGGCGGCCTGTGTGATCAGCCTCGTAGGCGTGGCAGTCCGGACGAAGGAGCTCTTTGGTGTCATTATGGATGGCGTAGACCAGCTGAGCGTTCGCCGCCAGCGTGTCCCTGTCTACGTAGATGATTTTCTCGCCCACCTCCTCGTTCTGGGATTAGAATTAAGGGACAGGGGTTTTGAATTAGTGGTTGCTTCATTAGCATTTACTGACCAGTGCTAATTAAATTCCACTTGGCACCCCCATGGAAAATTGCAGGGCTGCCTGCCCTCCAAGGATGCGTTACTTCATTTGAGCGCAAGGTCAGGTTGGGGCTTTGCATCCTCGGGGACCTGACATTTCCCTCCTCCATGGGCAGGGTATCCTAGAACACCTTTCCCTTTTAATGTATCCCAGGGGCAAGGACATTAGCCAGGTGTTTTCTAGTTAGGACTTAGGCTTTAGTTGGAAAACCATAGTTAGTCTTGTTAAGGTAGGAAGGACATGAAATTTGAATAACAAGTGGGTTAAGTTTTGGAAGAAAACCCATTGGGACacagttttaattatttaattaaataaattcttaaaCCGACTACATTTTATGTAATAGTTTGGCTTACAGTCTAAAGATTGAAGTGTCCTATTATTAAGTAGTTTTATTACCCAGATCTTCCAAGTCCTTATTATCTATGTTTTTTGAGGAATCTGAGGTGTGTCCTTTTCAAAACCTTTGTTCTTTTTATGTCTTAACATGTCGCCTGTAATTTTCtttcaaacaaaataaaatgtcCATTACACTTATTTAAATGTACCACCATATAGAGCAATTTGTAATGGAAGGACTTTAGTGCAAAACCAATTACTCCACCTGGAAGGAGGAGGAGATCCCACTATCTGCTGCCAAACTGACACAGTTCGCAGATCCTTGGGGATAGGCTTGGCTTGTTTCGAACACGACAACATAATTTACTCTATTGTGGCAACTTTAAGGGACTTTGTCGGACTTCAACTAGTGCCATCCGAGCTCCTCCTGCCCCTCTATCCTGTCTGTCATGCTCCAATCATAAAAGCCCATAAACGTTACGCGTTTTTAATGGCAACATAGGAGACGAGGGGGGTGTGGCAAGGAGTCGCGGATGTGGCAAAGTTTATCTATTAGGCACTGAGTCTCAACCCCCAAAACAAACTCGGAAGGACCCAGACGCGGTAATGGCCAAATAATGACAGGGTGACCGAAGCAGAGACTTCATTCTGACGGTGTCTTTCAATGCACtcggaaatattaaaaatcttttttaaaataaaaaatatattacttTTTACAACTGAAAAACcgttaaatcataaaaattgataatCTTTATTGTTAGCATAAGCTCAACACTGCTTTtaaattttctctcagtgcatggGTCTTGGTTGCGTGCCTTAGGGGCGTTCATCATGCCAAGATTCAATAAGCCCGCACCCAGTGGTTTCCCAGACAGCTGCCAGACAATCGTCTGGGCAGGGTCTAGTCGGTACAGTCCGACTCCATCCCCCCTTTAGGAAACCTGTAACTCCCGAACTCACCGCCTGGAAATAAGGATGATCCAGATAGAAATCGAACTTGGAATCGCTTTCCTGCAACTTTGGTCCATTGTCGTTGCGATCGAGGAGCTTGATGTCGAAGGAGCGGGAAAATTTCTTGAGCTCCTTGCTGAACAGTTTAGCGGTGCAGGTAATCCTGGTGTGCAGCTCACCCGCCTTGGCGTTTAGACCATTGAGTTCATCGTGATCCATAGGCTTCCTCGAGTAAAGCCGGTTTTGCTTGAGAATGAAATGGGCACTGCCCGCCGTGATAGAGTAATCCAGAGTCACGTGGCAAAGATACCTGGCTGCTCTGGAACTTAAAGCTCCAATGAGCACCGGCTCGAAGGACTCTCGGTTCCTGTACTCCCCGTGCGATTCCGCTATACTGTACTGGGCACTGCTCCAAAAGCAAACGTTCTCCAGCTCGGCGCAATAGTCCTCCAGTGGTTGTGGAACGACCTCCAGGGTGAGATGGGTAACGGGCAGCAGTTCGTTCTCCGGCTGCTCTTTGGGAAATGCGGTGACCACATATTTGACACTTTGATTCAGAGGTTTGTAGTCCGTTCGCATGAATATCTCCCCGGAGGTGATATTGATTCGCAAAAGGGAGTTGTCCTCCAGGCTGTAGATGTAGTCCCTGGCCAGTTGGTTGGTCTCCATCTCCAGCACTTGGAACTGGGCCAGTGGCATCTTCGAGAAGAGGCTCTCCGATTCCTCGTTTATGGGTAGATTGAATTTCACATCCTTGCTGGGAAAGTAAACATTGTCGGCTGCAAAAAAAGATAATAAAGGGTGGAAAGTCAGTCAATAGGAATGGCGTCATGTGGTATTGGCCAGGAGTGCGGGTGGTCATTGTGTGGGTCAGTGGTGTGTTTCCTAATGCTGCCACAAGTGGTTGCTGGCCTCTCACTTCAAAAGGGATTCATTTCCATTTACAGATTAATATTCCCTCTGAAGTGTGCTCTCAAGaaaggaaatatattttttgtgtaaCATCAGGGGGTGTGTGCTGACAGTTGCCATCAAATCCAATCAAATGATTTAGTTTAATAAGCCCGCGATGACCTTAATAGAACCCCCCAAATCCGACCCTCTCCACTATTCAGTCtacacggcgtatgcgtaatgtgaTAAGATTTCCCTCCTAACGAGCCACGATTGTTGTCGTGCCTGTTTGCATGCGAGTCATAGTCCAATACAGgcgataaataaatataatatagatatTAGTTATTAGCATATGGGTTATAAAAATGACGCCTGTCCGCCCCATCACCCTCTGGGGGAAGGGTCCTTTGCTCCCCCTATCAGTTCGAGTGTCGGCGTCATCAAGTTGCGTATTTATTTTGTGATAGCGATAAACTCTTTGTGGTGCGGAAAAAATACAACCCCAAGCATAATTGGTTACAAATTTTCCTCTTCAGATCCTGGGCCCAATTTTATGCCACAAAATGTAGAACAAATATTTCCGGAGGGGTATCGGAACAACTCTTGTAATGTTATGGTGTGAATAGGTTTCACGTTTTTTTGTTGGGGTGAGTGAGTAAACAGAAATTAAACGGATAGAACCTTTTCTGATTTGTATAAATATAACTTTaccaaaattatttatgcTGTTTAATTAGGGAtgagttttgttttattattcttATCGCAGCTATTGAGTGTCCCTATAAAGTTTTAATGGGCACTATATATGCTCATTTTATGAAATAGTTTCTAGCTCCCCCTTCCAACTtaatttccttttaaaaatctttttaaaataaagttgaTTAGTGTGCACAAGGATCGTTTCCTTCCTCCTTTCCATATTTCCTTCCTTGAATGTCTTGTGAGCTGAAGGACTTGGCACTAAATCTCAAGCAAGCGTTTCTCACATAAACAGGACTGGCGCCACCATTTGGCAGGATGGCTTAATCCTGCGAGAGCCACACATAGTAACTCCCCCTTCcggtatgtatatatttcattaggaaCGCTGACAGCATTAATATACTCGGTTTTTTGTGGGTGAGTCCTTGCGTTTCTGGGAGAAATCCCTCGATGGGCGCCAAGGACACGCTCCTTTCCAGTCGCGATGGCAGCATTTAAAATGTCATTATAAATGCGCACTCCGCGTATATGGAGACACCAGAAACCACATGCCTCATCTACATATTTTATCAGCATTTTTCGCATGCCTGAGCGTCAGCAATTGTAAtgaacaatttttattatttatcatGTTTGCCAGGCCAGAGGCCATATCAAGGACCCATTTTCCCACCATAGTTTTTTGTTGGGGAGACCCATGGAACCCACTCTATGGAGTGTTTGTTGTTGAGGGGTGTCTCTATTTGGTTAACTCTTGAAAAGCTTGGTCATAATTATGACAGGCATTTAGTTGAGTCGGCTGGAGGCTAGCCTACCTTTTGGGGCGCCCAATTAGCGgcttttttattcatttattctTCATTTATTCGTGTTTACATTTCCTTGCCGCAAGGTGTGAGGACTTTATTTTTTGAGAGACTACAACAGCTATTTGGAGGAGTTTGGTCacagaaaataaatactctacaggattttttacttaataaataaaaataaataaaataaataaaaatccgtTTAAATATCCGTTAAGTACCTCAGATAAACGGTATTTAAAGTATCAACTACCAATCTGTACTCGATTTAAACTCAACTTGACCCCGTCTACTCCCCAAGGCCCAAAGTCctataaaaccaataaaaaattCCACTTACCCTTCCCCCAATCCAACCCACCAAACCCAGGTCGAAAGTCAACAGCCGTAAAACCAAAAAAGCCACAACGGACAGGACGAATAAAAGCGTAAACAGGGATGGACTAAGACTATTAGGTTATCTATTAGGTTGACAATTAAAAAACGAGCAAATGGCGCATTAAAAACTCCCACCGACAGTTGATAAAACATGGCCTTAACAGGATAACCCAGGACATACTTTGCGAAGTAGACTAGACTAGACTAcacttgaaaaatataaaaagaactaGAACTAAAGCTTCCCaaattacaatattttaattatttaaaaaataccaaagaatATCCCCTTTTTTCTCCATGTAGCCAACACGTTAATGACAGCACTGTCAACAATTGATGGGCGGCGACCTGGGCCCTGGCATTTGGCCATTAGTTGGGCCTTTGCCCTCTGAACTTGGTGGATACTGGCCAGGATAGGCAACAGGACACAAAAGGTAACTGAGACTTCAAAATGAGGTGCGGCCGTTGCGGCGGATGAAATGTCAACTAGTTCCCCATAAACTAATTAATCTGCTCGAATTAATTGACTTTGCATCGAATTAGGTCGACAGTTGTTTGCCTGGTTGATTATCCTGTTACCCCTCTGCAGTTTCCTGAACTGGGTTTATTGTCCTTGTTTTTTAGTGTTTAGTTCGGAGGTCATTGGATGACTCATTTGGTGTTTCCCAGCATCCTAGACCCATTTGTCTGTCACCGCTGTGTAATGAAAACTTTGTCTTTGTTGGGGCTTACTGGtttttttcttgaaattttccgacaattttctttcttgtgggtttgttgcattttgttttgttttattttcttcattACTCATACGTCTCGTGTGCCAGACATTGTTTTCTATTTGCCTTGGCACTGACTGGCATTGTTCTGCTCCTTCCTGTTCCTGTTCCAAGCCAATCTTCGACCCAGGCACTCAGGCACTTTGGATTTCCTTAGCTGCAGTGGATTGgcaatattaaatttatttcgctTGGCTTTCTACTTTCACTCCATTGAAGTGTGTGGCGAGGAAAGTGTCTTGAATGCTTTCCCATTTCCTCTCCTGGCTGGCCCTGAAAATTTGTCTTTGCCGGTGCCaaagaaaattcaatttaaaatactTGTTTTGTTCCAGACTTTTAGTGGTAGGATAGTGTATGCTCTTTGTACTAAGGTTTTATACTTAAATCTATAGAATATGTGTAGAACTAAACCCCATCTTTGTGAGAGTATCTCCACTAACCATAAACAAATTGTTGTTATtgatttaaatgcaattttcattACAGTCTAGCACAAAGAAATGCACAGTCAGTGGAtgggatttaaaaaaaagaaaaactaaaaaaaggaaattgcAGAATAACCGCAGACTAGAAGTCACCAAGCGGACTTCAAAGTATCTGTCCATGGCGGGGGATTCAGGGTGATATGAGGCAGACACACCCGTGTCCAAAAAGCCAAGAGCACGTCCACGAAAAAGTAAGTGACCCTCGGGGGTGATCGATGGGCTGCTCCTCTAATTGCCCCCTGTCATCACCACAAAAAGCATTTGCCGGTCGCGAGAGCATTAGTCAAAGTCAGACCTTAAAGTATATGCTAATTAATGCTAATTAATAGGGTCTATAATTAGTCAAATTGCAAAGGACTATATAGAGTACTagtatttggaaaatatttaaaaagaaatcatTAAATTGTAAACCATTATTCGAATGGGGAAGACTGTATCTTGAGCCGGAAAACGTATAAAAAACGAGAGTAATCAAAATTAATGCAGATTGCAGACTAGAAGGACTGGAACTGGTACTGAATGGGAGTGCATTATAAACTCGATTTCTGGATCTGAATCGTGGCATATCTGGGATCCCAGCCTGGGTGCGACAATCCTACAGACAGTGGCAGAGACAGATCTCATAAGTggatttcagtttttttgttataatattttgttatgCAAATTTAAAGTTCTCTTGTCCCAAGACAAGACAACAACCTTGGTGTCTGATAAATGTGCCAAGCTCGCTCATA
This region of Drosophila bipectinata strain 14024-0381.07 chromosome 2L, DbipHiC1v2, whole genome shotgun sequence genomic DNA includes:
- the Ret gene encoding uncharacterized protein Ret, which gives rise to MASKYTTIIVTLFTIVIQQRQHYCLADNVYFPSKDVKFNLPINEESESLFSKMPLAQFQVLEMETNQLARDYIYSLEDNSLLRINITSGEIFMRTDYKPLNQSVKYVVTAFPKEQPENELLPVTHLTLEVVPQPLEDYCAELENVCFWSSAQYSIAESHGEYRNRESFEPVLIGALSSRAARYLCHVTLDYSITAGSAHFILKQNRLYSRKPMDHDELNGLNAKAGELHTRITCTAKLFSKELKKFSRSFDIKLLDRNDNGPKLQESDSKFDFYLDHPYFQANEEVGEKIIYVDRDTLAANAQLVYAIHNDTKELLRPDCHAYEADHTGRPHTIVSCQLRFSRSGVFHDTPYCVSLESRDNTIVGHNVEMSATADICIHIDLRNLHGTIHELPQALPLRSPVRRIFDDNEFHGDSGSRARGPITVDYEKDVSVYRTASAYNRVAQPDSFLDLMRMRFIRFNIVEDRSGAFDITPTSGIVYVRNPQALAEAPETIYFLNVTWMDKEHVAHVRVINVHLVQGRPENTSCELQIKSRSQTCAQVKYRSQCSQFCGLATGGGACQWRGSHTAMFSIRYGSCVPDARYCPDRVCDPLEELNPMACPQDCTPSNKIVGPHTSNENKRGISSGSGTCICEDNGRCSCAPLDEEPKVKKSRKRKNETDAETLLARKSATGDQSMQDPLVLGVLNVAGFECNRSCMFFLISCPLVVVFLLLCLLLTQRKMLQRRLGKQSLTPSNKQAPAEPGEGDLPLMPLQSGFKFESSDGKWEFPREKLTLDVVLGEGEFGQVLKGYATEIAGLPDITTVAVKMLKKGANSVEYMALLSEFQLLQEVSHPNVIKLLGACTTSSEAPLLIIEYARYGSLRSYLRLSRKIEFSGVDFADGVEPVSAKMMLTFAWQICKGMAYLTELKLVHRDLAARNVLLADGKICKISDFGLTRDVYEDDAYLKRSRDRVPVKWMAPESLADHVYTSKSDVWAFGVLCWELITLGASPYPGIAPQNLWSLLKTGYRMDKPENCSESVYSIVRTCWADEPNARPSFKFLASEFEKLLGNNAKYIDLETNAVSNPLYCGDDAALMTSSDLGEPESLQHLWWPPKVAYDIHDQGTSYDQSEAEMPTISMAPPGYDLPRPLIDTTSKEQVLRYENDLRFPLNIRKSSCTPSYSNMTSGSPAATALPEYAVPVKRNHSYLDMTNKSLIPDNLDSRDFEKHLSKTISFRFSSLLNLKESAETSPEQHQDENAV